The Brachypodium distachyon strain Bd21 chromosome 4, Brachypodium_distachyon_v3.0, whole genome shotgun sequence nucleotide sequence TAAGAATACTGATAGGCAACATAACAATGCATTGCGCACCTTGAGCTGGCCCTGCTGTAGAAACCGGCATTGATGCAGGTACCACCGCCCAGCACCCTTGCCCGGGCATTGATGACTCCATCGGTGGAGACGAAGGCCTGAGATGCTGAGTCCGGCGCCATATTGCTCAGGCCAATGTGGAAGTTCTCCATATAGGAGACGTTGCGGTTGCCATAAGGTGATCCACCTctctccagcagcagcaccttgTACTTGAGCGACAATGTCGCTGCCAGGGGACAGCCGGCGGTGCCCCCGCCGATGACAATGTAGTCGTACGTCGCGTGGCGCGTTGTGGGGAAACTGCTTGCTTTCTCCAAAGAAGGAAGATTTTTCAGCGTGAATGGCTGCTTGGCCGCGCCTTTCCCTGCAGGTACAAGTGTTTCATACTGTTGTCATTACCTGCTTTAAGTTTCCAAATTCTATCTTAGCTTTGTCTTTGATGAAAGGATGTCCTGATCTAGTTGAGCTAATGTACTTATTATTCCTCAAAAAATGAACTTATTACTATTCATCAGGGTATCATGCTATCTAGGACGGGATAACAGATTATTAACAGATGCACCTTTTTATAGCATATCCTTTTGTACATTTCAAcatatcattttctttctaaaaTATATAAGATTAGAATAATGCATGGTCTTCTCTGtccaaaaaaaggaaacgaaAGAACATTGTCCGAGGAGACAACTACTGGAACCAAAATGTCGAAGGAGCCAAGTCACGCTGATTGAGCAAGTTACATAATCTCACAGCATTTTAAGTTCTTCATTGGAAAGGTGAAGCAGAAGTGTTTGGACTGAAGCAGAAATGCTTATAAAATACAGATAGGAAGAGACACAGATACAAATGCTTAAGAAACACAGATGGGAGAGGCCCGCACCTTGGGATAATCTGAAGAAGCAGAGGCATACTATGACCCTGATGAAGGACGTGGATATCACTCTCCTGCTCGAAGCCATTGAACCTGAGAAGCACCTGCCTCCTCTCCGAAAGGACAGTGGCTCTACCTGTCTCCTTCCAGCTCTCGAGCTCACTCACCGGACTTGAACCTGCTTATGTAGACGGCGCCGGAGGATTTGAAGCCAATAGAGCATGGTGTGTGCATTAAAGAGAGCTCACCAGCTGCAGTAACTGCTATTCAATGTAGAGGGAGCACTGGTCCGGTACAACTGTGATTTATGGACTTCatcaaccaaccaaccaatgCAAGGCTGCGTCGAAGGTACCCATACCACCCCCCTTCATTTACAAGAATGACTGtcgtccctctctctctctctctctcccaattTTCTTATATTTCTCTGTGCCTATCTTTTTGCCGATTGGTTAAGCCAGCGCAGtagtatttaaaaaaaatgtttagtgCATTTTAAATTGCAGTCCTGTTCAGTAGATGCTGCCATTTATGGATGCCAGTCATTCCATAAAATGCTAGCTGTAGAAACTGTATGGTGCTATTTTAAATGTCAGTTGCAGAAAGCGTGCGCTGTCATCTTGATTTACCATTTGCATGAAATATATGCTTTGCTGACAAATCTTCCAGAGGCCTGAAGTACCAGACCATGGTTCAAGTGAACAATAGGAGTACATGCTTCTGCAGagttattttctattttcatttcatttcaatcCAAGCTAGTCAACATCCCTGAGAAATCAAGAGTTAAAAGGTGCAATATAATCTATTTCACGGAGTTACTGTCAGTATATGCAATATAGTATTTCTTCTTGCAAATATTACTACTGATAATATGATGCATACTCAAGAAGCTAGTAGCCAAATAAAATTGACCAAGTATGTGACCTATGGTGTCCAATCTAGACTAAGGATTTACATTGGTCACATAAATAGCATTAATGATATTCTTTCAAGAAACAAATAGCACTAATGTATTGATGGCCATAGGAAGAGAGTATGTGATATTAAAATGTTGCAGTATTCCTCTGGTTAGGGTGTCGTAGTACATCACATTTCTCAAGACTGTCAGGATCAACATAACTGGTCTTGGCACAATGCTGGCATTGAACCCTGATGTTCATTGCACCGTGCTCACTTGTCAGTACCAGTAAAAAGCAATTAGACACCCACATACGCTTTCAATTAACACACACGAAAAGAGTGAAACCTAAAGTAGCACAACTACCTCGACGTTTCTAGGTTGCTCTTTCCATTCCCCTGCTACCATGGAACCTGTGAGTTGAAAAGAGTAAAAGGTAATGCATACTATTTACAGATACGCCAGCTGCATGCGCACTACCTCTGCCCTCTTTTCTTTCCATGCATCCTTAACTTGCGAGTTGAGAAGAGAAGCGTGAAATATTAACTAGAGACTGCTGCCTTTCCAAGTTACAGTCTGGTTtaccttccttttttttcccttctatAATCGTGTCTGTTTATCTGTCTGCAGATTTGAAGAAAGAGACATCCTCGACGTTTTGATGACCTCTGAAGGACAGAGGAGGTTTCACGATGGTGACGCTTACCAGCCTGCCCACAGGCAGTCTTCTCATGGTACGAACTACaggtaaataaataaatatacacGACTACCCTTAGTTATTCAGAGACCGTTCCAtctgcacacacacacatgccaAGTGCATGTATGCAGAAGCAGTGTAACAATAAACAAGCTGGGCCAAGTTCTCGCTCGCCATGCAGTTTACATTGACACGGCCTGGAAACGAGGATCAGAAATCATTCAGCCGCCCCTAGCGTAACGTAATGTACTACAGTAGTATCATCATCAGGATCCAGCAGGCTGCTCCATCGATCCCCCCTCTCTAGATTCCGAGTAGCAATCATCCATCCATAAACCATAAATGGCAGCAAAACAAAGGCGTACTGATACTGCTAGCTAGTAGTGCATGGATCTCCCCTATTCTTTTAAGACCCCCGGCCGTCTTGTTTTCGTGTGAAGCAGCGCTTAAATACGCTGGTTATATCATTAAGGATCCTAATAATAAGATTAAAACAGTGGCAGGGGCCGATCGACGATGCAAGTCCTTATTAACTCGTGTGGGGGCAATCCGCAACCCCCTCCCTGCCACGGCCTTGAATGGGGATCGCGAAATCGCAGACGGGGACCCTCCGGCTACAAGAAACCCAGCTCCAGCCACAACGCCGGGCCGGGTCACGGCGTACGAACGAACGAACGGTCCAGGATTGCCGAGATGGCCGCGGACAGTAGTTGCCAGTGTCGGTTTGCAGTTCCAGGGGGCGAGCGATTCACTGCTGGCTGTTGATGACGAAAACCGGTTGGCCGGAACTCGTCGACGTGAATGATGGCAGACTGGTGGATTGCTTATTTGCTTAGCTGTGCGATACGGTGCGGGCTTgaatgaggaggaggaggaggaagctagCGGAGCCGCAGGGGCCGGAGAGCACATGGGCAGCTGGGTAAGTGTATGCCTGTGCGCCCCAGGCGCTGGCTGCTTGCTTGCTCCCCGGTGCGGCTGCAACCACCCTGTCCGTGTATGTAGGTGTGGTCGCCGACGATGATGAAGCACAGGCATAGCACCGCcgtaccaccaccaccagtcCACCGTGAGTCGACCGTAGCCCGGCCCCGATGCACGGGCCGCAAGAGTCCAAGACACGCACCCAGATTTGTGATTTCCCTTGGGGCTCGCCTGTGGAGTGTGGACCGGTCGGTGACGGTCCACGTTTGCCCACCATGGATTCGATTGGAACGGCCACCGGAATACCCAAGACGGTGGTCATGTCGACatccattttgtttttgtccaaaaagaaaagaaaattacaagCAAGCCCGTCGTGCCCGCGAGTATGGGCCATTTGCCAATGTGCATAGGCGTTCAGTTATAACCGAaacttcggttcggttcttAGTTTTTTCACGAAATTCAGTTCTTCAAATATGATGATCGAAATCATCTTGAAAATTTTGATAACCGAAAGTTCGGTTTTCGGTTCTGAACGGAACTAGCCGAATATTCTCTTTACGGTAAAAAGATAGTACTGAAAACAGATTTAATTTGTTCAATCTTCCAATTGCAACATAAAAATAGATTTAAGTCTTACAAAGTTGCACGCAAAAATAAACACACATACATGGCAACAGCCATCAAGTATCATCTAACATGTAGTAAAAACATTAAATTTTGAAGATGACGGACAATGAACTTCGGTTCTTCGGGTTTTTCGGTTAACCGAAGCTAGAAACGGAAGAACCAAACAAACTTCTGTTCTTCGAGTTTGCTGACCGAAGTTTTAAACGGTTCTCCGGTTTTGGTTCAATCGGCTTCGGTTTCTGGTTCTTCAGTGGTCGGTTTGGGTTTTTTGGTTTTAATGCCCACCAGTACTTCCGACTACGGTGGGTTGCCGCGTGTAGGACTCCGGGCCTCCGGAGCGAGTTCTTCCTCACGCCGTAATCCCCTCTCCACCGGCTGGCCTCTGGCTCGGTGACACCGGTCACTGTCAAATGTCGAGGGCTGGGCTCACACCGCATGTACGGGGCGATGGTGGCTTGGAGTTCGGGTTGTAAATGGTGCCCGCTTACCGCCGTTTAGGTGCAGCACTGTAAAAACGAGGTGAAGAGAGCAACGCAGACAGCTTAGAAACGCGAGAAACGGGCTACGGCGTCATCTGACATCCCTACTTGGAGTTGCGGCCTGACGTTGTTTTGAGCGGCTGTCCATGCGGACAGGGCCAGGAGACCGTCAGTTCGGCATAGactctagaaaaaaaaaacaagtgaaaATGAGTTTACTAAACAATTAGTAAGATTCACATATTTATCTTCAAAAAGCTATGTCGATGGTAGCATGTGATGACAAGACCCTTATCCGTGTGCGCGCATATATGATGATGTGTGCGCGTACTCCGTATGTCTTCTGAATAAAAAAACCAAACACGTGACGTTGTCATGTTGGATGAATCAAGTTACTCCATTTATTAATCGACAAGAAGTTAGTACGGCCCAAGGACGCATTCTTGTTCGCCACATTAACTGGAATGGATTAATTGATGTTTGTTGCTGAGTCAAGGACTGCAAATGGTAAGGGTTTTATCGATAGGGATATTGCACGAATTGGGTTAGGTTTGGTTGGAGAAGCTCTACCATTAAACATTCCTCCAGCCTAATAATCTCAGGCTCTTGCACAAACATCCCTACTTGCTCAGTGCCATCAGCAGTCGGCCGTGCCCCTCCCCGGCGAAAGGGCGAAGTAGTACTCCTCGCCGCCTCTCGTTGCTCCAAAGACCTCGGGTCAAGGTGTATTTGTTGTGTTCTGCTTAATTATTTCCAAACCTGCACTTAAAATTTCGACTTATACTGGAGTACATCAACACAGGACTTTtgttctatttatttttttgcgaatAACACAGGACTTTGTTACTACTTGAGCTGGAGATGCTAACAGCAAAGGCGGTCTCACAGTATGTACCAGACGCAGCACGTACGTGATATGGTGCGGTGGAATTTAATCACCTATCTGATTTTTCAAAGAGTTAATCACGGGGTTGAACTCATTGAAAACATCACACGTCAACGTCGAGATTGAATGTGTCGTGGATTCCCAGCTTCATGTTCCAACTCCGAACGAACCTACTTAGAGCTAGCTAGGTCTGCACGGGGGCGATCCTTCCTTGTCACCTCGTGTACAGCTTTCTTTAAGGAGAAACGTAGGTCAGCACGGGACGGGATTGAATGTATCTGCCGCCAGCCCATCAGTCATTCCGAGCAAGTATTCAACCAAGGATGAGACCCCAGTACAAGTGTACAACTGTACAAGTAAAGATGTGCAGATCGAGAGGCACAATGTTGAAACagagcatgcatgtttttttcttccgaaAAGGAACAGAGCATGCATGTACTTCCTATATTAAGTgtaaaaatattacatgtatttagattttttttaggtatagatatattcatattttgacaaagtttagACGTCTAGTATGGAATGGAAGGAGTACAACGGTGGTGTAGTGTACGACGGCAATGCAGCGCACGCTCGTGTTGATCGAGGAAAGGAAAGGTCCGTTGCCGCCTCCGGTGATGCACTCGCCGTCGGTGAGTAGGTTGGCCTAGGAGAGGCGAGGACTGGGAACAGGAATGAACTGATTCGCTCTTTGGTAATCACAGTCTAACCAAATTAGTAGCACGTGAGGCATTATCAGATCGAGTCGTGTTGGGGTTTTGGGCGATGTTTTCACAAATAATCCACGAGATTACATGGACTACGATCCCAGTGGATTTTGTTCATGGACTTTCAATTATCGGAAACGCTCTGCACACGAAGAAATTGGTACGACGAAATTACCATGTTTCTGCACTTGTTCCCTTCCGCACGAGCTCCCAGCTTCATGCCCGTTCTTACTCCCCTCCCGGCTGCTGCACTTCCTCCAAAACACGCACACACCCCGGTTTTCAGTGTCCGCGCCTTGTAAAACTTGCCCGATTCTAAACGCTAATATTTGCATCCAAATGCATGCAACTCACCATAATATATAGAATTTGATCTCAGTTACAAACTGTCCGAGACAAGCTCTTCGACGGGACGACGGCAACATCGTGGCCATGGCCTGGAGAAGAAATTAACTTGACTAAAAATCATCCATTAATTTAAAAAGTCAGACGGACAAGGAGAAAAATCCTATGCGACCCTTGCATGAACGACCCAGTGTCTGGACCCAGTTTCATATCGCTGGATCAGCCGATCTAGTCACGCTCAAATCCCAACTGAATTTGTTGGCATGCTTGGTGAAGCTATTGCAATGCGCCATGCTTTAATTTTCGCTGAAGAAACTGGTTTTCAGAAGATTATTGTGGCATCTGATTGTGCTAGTCTTATCAACAAAGTGAAAAGTCATGAAATTGATAGATCTTGTACAGGTGCCATAGTCTTCGACATTAAGAGTAAGGCTTCAAAGTTTAAATCCTGTTGTTTTACTCATGTTAGTCGATCTTGTAATGAGGCAGCTCATGTTTTAGCAAAATCTGCTGAACATGATGTACGGTCTTACTGGTTTAATGAGTCACCTGATATTATTAGGGCCATTGTATGTACTGAACAATCTCTATTTGCTTAATTGAAGCTGCCCAttatctcaaaaaaaaactgaatttGTTGGCTCCTTCAGGTCAGATCGTGCGGTGAGTGTTTCGCAGGAGAGGTCGTATAGGATTATTTACCGACGGACAAGGACGACGGCGTGCTCTATTTCTCATCTTGTCGGGGTCGAAAGAACCTTTTTTATGATATGCTTTTACTTCTTTTCCTTATCACGTCCTTTCAGTCTGTCGTGGCAAATAGATGTATGTATCCCTTTGATCGATCCATCCAAGCATACATTGGTTCTTGTTGATTATTAAGCTATTTAAAACTGATGCTGCTTGGCTGTTCATCGATCGACGCAGAGACCGGGATATTCCTTCCTTTTTAAAATGTTTTTGAAATGGTGGTGTGCAAATCTAAAAGACTCTTATGTTTGCAATTGGGCTTGGGCTTTGGATATGCTTTGTTTTTATTGACCTCGGCTCTTCTCTCGAGCCTGTTAGCTACTCCttctgttccaaaatatataAATTTTGTTGACCGTCAAACTTTCTAAACTTTGACTAACTATATAACGAAAAATATCAATATCTATTGTGTCAAATGAGGATTATTAGGTCCGctgtgaaatatattttcatattatcTTGGTTTGACATTCTATAtgttatatttttcttatgaacttggtcaaactttagaaaGAGATAGCactcaacaaaagttatacaccctatattttgaaacagagggaggATATAGTCATGGAGGTGAAGATAGAATTGTAAGGAAATCGTACCACAAACATCGTAAAATATAGCAACGTCACTCACCAATCCTGGAGTAAAAGCTAATGATCCCTCGCCGTCCCATCTCTTTGGTGGGACAGTGCCTTGGATCAGGACCCAACGAACGCTCACGTCTAAGAAAATACACAAACAGCTTAGAATTACAGCACAAAACAATTTAACCACGCATGACTCTCAAACCAAAGTTATATAACTCTAGAATCAGGCACAACACGAAATTGTACCACAATAAAGTTCACACATGGCACATAAATAAAGGTATAAGATATAGGGTGTGGCGTTGGGACAAAATTGACAAACAGTTACTCCGTGAATACATGGTTTATGTGGCATGACATCACGTTTAAAAATACTTGCTTATAATTGTGATTTTGCATCACATAGACCACATAGAAACAGAGTAGCTGTCGCTCAAACTTTGTCTAAACAAATCAAAATAACCTTGGCATTTTACAAGGGAGGAAGTAGGTGCTTAGCCGCAAGACAAAAATGCCTCCACCTGGACTCAACCAAATGCTACTGGTATTTAGCCGCACAAGACACAAATTCCTCCACCTACTCAAGTACTCAACCAAATACTACTTTCTTAACTTTCGTGACACAGTAGGCAAGGCCTGCGATCCCAGAGACCACGATGATAGCACCTATACACGCAGCCCTACGTTCCGCGTACCTGTAGATAAAGGAGCCACAATTAGGTTAACTAGAGAACGTCAAAATGTTATCTAACCACAAGAATGATCTTAAAtattccccgcaaaaaaaaagtgatctTAAATACACGAAACAAAGTATACTTGTACTTACATAGCATCACGCTCGTCCTTCTGTTGCCTTGCAACTATGATTTTTTCTAGCCTTTCTCCATTACTAATCATGATCTTTTCCATTTCATCTAGTTGCATATAAATGCGTTCCTCAGGAGACATCAACCTCTGCGGGATATGCCCTTTCCGTCCTGACTTGTCGAGTCTTGCAACATGATGTGAGAGAGAATTCTGGGTATACATGAAAGATGGATTTGTATTAGAATCAACTTTGGAGCACattaatatactccctccgatagacgctttttaagcgtaaatacattcatatatggacaaatttgagacaattaatatagatcggaggaagtagtatatTTCCATGTTTCTTCGCTGTAAGGCCaggtatgtgtgtgtgtaggAACAACATGCCAATTGGCAAATACTCCATCTGTTTCGAAATACAAGGCCAATGCAAGATTTGACTATTACTCCAGTATGTTACTTAGTTCCCAAATATAATATGTTTAGGTTTGTCCCAAGTCAAACTACTTCAAATTTGACcgagtttatagaaaaattacTAACATCTATaattctaaattagttttattaaatctggCATGATAAGTATTTTCATAGTTATTTCCGTTACGTTTTCATAATGGAAAGGGGAGGAATCGCGGGTTGAAAAACAATTTTAGTACACTTGTTTTATATCATAAAAattagtactccttccgtcacaaaataaatgacgtggatttgtatagattgttatacaaatccacgcaTTTATTTCTGGACGAAGgaagtacatttttctatataaACGTGGTGAAAATTCTAAAAGTAACTTGAGTAGGACAAAGTTAGAGCACATCCTATATTttggaaaggagggagtatataccATAAATTAATTTCACAACATTAACGACAATTTTACATGATCAATATATGCACTTCTGACAACAGCCACGGCTCTGTATCCTCTATATATGTTCCCTAACTTAATGGTCTTCCTCCaagttcttggatgtacggaGAAATTAATATCAAAACAAGACCAAACGGGCACCAGATTTACACAGAAACTGACTTCAGAATATGAGACTAAAGATTTCTAACCTCTCAATTCcatggggaaaaaaaaagacgaatTCGATATCTTTGACAGATTCATACAGGGATCAGGGGATAGAATTGATAGGAATAGATGCATCGAAAGAGGATGATTACCTCGATCGGTTCGATCCCATCGGAGCTGGAGAAGCGCGAAGTTTGCGTCAGCGACTGGGCCAAGAGCCGATGCTTCCCGTCGAGTACACGCGGGACGGACTGGCTGAACGCCCGGCAGCCGGATCGGAGCACCATCGACGCCATTGTTTTGGAGATCACTACTTTTTTGGGGACGGGGATCCTACGTCCTACTTGCAACTTGCCAAGGATCTCTACTAGGGTCGAGGTATTTTCGGTCGCCCGAGGAGGCGAGGCGTCCTACATAATTTTGTcttagcctttttttttttgagcgattGTCTTAGCCAAAAGTCCATGCCAAACGGAGCGATATGCTGGGCTAGGTAGGCCGCACCGGGCCAGTCGACACGAGAGGCAAAACCTTGCCTACCTGGACCTCGGCCTAGGCCCAGGCCCAGTAATAATTGGTAACAGATCCAGAAGCACCCCACTGGCCcccctcgtcgtcctcctagCGAAACCAAAACTCCTGatggccgccgctcctccaccggcgccgccgcggatcctcctcgccggcgacgcccATGGCCGCCTTCACCAGCTCTTCAAGCGCGTCAAATCGGTCTCCTCCGctcccatctctctctctctctctcctcaacCTCGTCTTTCTCGCCGGTTTCGTCTTCTCATTCGTGTCTCTGTGCGCGCAGGTGAACCAATCGACAGGACCGTTCCACGCGCTGCTCTGTGTGGGGCAGTTCTTCTCGCCCGAGGCCGCCGAGGGGGACAGCCTGCCAGGGGACGTCGCGGACTATCTGGAGGGACGCGCCGACGTGCCCATCCCTACCTACTTCACCGGTGACTACGGCCCCACTGCGCCACGCCTCCTCTCCAAGGCCGCTGCTGACGCCCGAGGATTCTCCCCCGGCGGCATCCAGTTATGCCCCAACCTATTCTGGCTCAGGGGCAGCGCTCTCTTCAACCTCCACGGTGAGTTCTCAATAGAGTACCCTTCCAACAGTCATGTTCATTTGCTACGCTCTCTTCAACCTCCACGGTGAGCTCTCAATAGAGTACCTTTCCAACAGTCATGTTCATTTGCTACGCTTTTGTAGCAGATAAATCCATTTCCTGTGAATATATGAGCTAATGTACCTGAAAATTAGATCATTGTATTTGTTTGGTATGCTTACTTTAATGCTTCCATTGATTGGTTTTTCCCGTCTGTTCGTAGGTTTATCTGTGGCGTACTTGTCAGGAAAGAAAGGGCCAGGAGGGCCTGGCTGCTACAGCCAAGATGATGTCGATGCGCTGCGGGCTCTTGCTGAAGAGCCAGGAATTGTTGATCTGTTCTTGACATATCCTTTGTTTCATTGTACTGTTCTGTTGAATATCCACTGTTAGTACCAAGCTTTTTTATTACGTATCATAAATTCTGAAAGCATCAAGGATGCGTGCTTGGCTCCCTTGACAATAATGGAGATTGTACTAATGAATGGCCAACTGGAATGGTGAATGGAGCTGATACTTCAAATGTCCCTCCTCAGGTCTTGGATCCTCAGGGGTATGATCCTGTTGTTGCCGAATTGGTTGCTGAGATTAAGCCAAGGTTTGGTTTCTAGACTCATATAGTAGTTTAATTGTTGAGGCTGGCCTCCTTGAAGAACTAATTTGGAAATTTGTATATATTGATTTGATAGATGAGAGATTCTGGGCACTACCTCAGCCAGTTTGTCTGTGTTAGTTTTTTCAGTGGAAACCAGAAACAAAACTCTGTCAAATTTGTCActaagttttttcttttgcagataTCACATTGCAGGTACTAAAGGTGTATTTTATGCAAGGGAACCTTATGTTAATGATTCCTCTCCCCATGTTACCCGTTTTATCGGACTTGCTAATGTGGGAAACAAAGATAAGCAGGTATATTTATACAATTATACTTAACAAAATCCCTGTCCTATAATACTTTTGTGTGCATATTTCCATTACCCTGCTACATTTTCCCTTTAGTGTGATTCGTGCCTCAAGATTCATTCCTTTGTCAGCATATATCTCAAGACACTATTAGTCTTTCTTTAGATTTCTATCTTCTGTACCCAATAAAAAACATTTCTATCTTCGGTAATAAAATACTTTGACAATGTAAATCTGCTGCTTTGTTATTTAATCTAATAAACTATTAAGACATTAATTGGCTACTCCTTATTGTATATACTTTTCAGAAATTTATTCATGcgatttctcctactccaGCATCCACCATGTCCAGTGCTGATATTCATGTGAAACCTCCAAATACTACTGTATCACCATATCTTGCTCCAGCAAAATCTGTTCCTGTTGAGGACACTACAAAGCGTCCTGCTGAGAACACTGATTTGCAATATTGGCGTTATGATGTCAAGAGGCAAAGGCAAGGACAGACCAACGGGAGTCTACTGTGTTTCAAATATACATCCTCTGGGTCCTGTCCCCGAGGAAGTAAATGCAATTTTAGGCATGATGAGGAAGCCAGAGAGCAC carries:
- the LOC100836698 gene encoding zinc finger CCCH domain-containing protein 59 isoform X1; translation: MAAAPPPAPPRILLAGDAHGRLHQLFKRVKSVNQSTGPFHALLCVGQFFSPEAAEGDSLPGDVADYLEGRADVPIPTYFTGDYGPTAPRLLSKAAADARGFSPGGIQLCPNLFWLRGSALFNLHGLSVAYLSGKKGPGGPGCYSQDDVDALRALAEEPGIVDLFLTNEWPTGMVNGADTSNVPPQVLDPQGYDPVVAELVAEIKPRYHIAGTKGVFYAREPYVNDSSPHVTRFIGLANVGNKDKQKFIHAISPTPASTMSSADIHVKPPNTTVSPYLAPAKSVPVEDTTKRPAENTDLQYWRYDVKRQRQGQTNGSLLCFKYTSSGSCPRGSKCNFRHDEEAREHCQRNVCFDFLNKGKCEKGPECRYAHSLSEEGAVRDAKPRSDRRRVESSCWFCLSSPDVESHLVISIGDGYYCALAKGPLVPDHVLVIPVEHFPNTVMMPVESEAELRRYKNALGKYYEKQGKAAVYFEWVSQQSRHANLQAVPVALSKAASVKKIFHLAAQRLGFEFSVVNPDGDANQGRELLRSQYDGKSGLFYVELPEGTLLLHMIDSSEKFPAQFGREVLAGLLSMADRADWRNCKLSKEEEIQMVADFKQGFSEFDPAE
- the LOC100826268 gene encoding uncharacterized protein LOC100826268; the protein is MASMVLRSGCRAFSQSVPRVLDGKHRLLAQSLTQTSRFSSSDGIEPIENSLSHHVARLDKSGRKGHIPQRLMSPEERIYMQLDEMEKIMISNGERLEKIIVARQQKDERDAMYAERRAACIGAIIVVSGIAGLAYCVTKVKKVVFG